In Bacillus rossius redtenbacheri isolate Brsri chromosome 15, Brsri_v3, whole genome shotgun sequence, one genomic interval encodes:
- the LOC134539398 gene encoding uncharacterized protein LOC134539398 — protein MERARRELFPPITEDLREFCNILDGRTWADLYSPNHEKQLAHKVVETDNGQITAIVFANDTFLQFLSENPTERREVSFDATFKVVPRRPSGFCQLMTAVVYFQDIGFPIFFALMTKRTQEAYVAVLDIFHQKTSAWEIVAVSSDFEKGLVNAIITRYPNAEFHGCWYHCCQAIWRMVMKTGLVEDCKNNDDMKRAIKMLMALAHLPATRGAPHDDAVPAYDIADGLEAILIFIHEKNLEEKLANLIEYFQNYWMARVTPRCFSVFNLPRRTNNALESFHALVLSIMGPHANVWKFLVHLSDLSNMYFSEFKALVEGKTIRRQKPQNTNTQNLRKIIGKLVSREFSVTEFLRKAAHTVDGAYNTLQTQNARAEATEAYQASEDEDDPEDVIPRALRNVPAEVEELLPEDPEPDQRTHMTCKVCLLNPLTHLVYPCGHFVLCENCVIGLRENQSPFVTLKCPVCRSECGDIVRVFFA, from the exons ATGGAAAGAGCAAGACGTGAGCTATTTCCACCAATTACGGAGGATTTGCGGGAGTTCTGCAATATTTTGGACGGCAGAACCTGGGCAGATCTGTACAGCCCCAACCACGAAAAACAACTTGCCCACAAAGTCGTAGAAACTGACAATGGACAAATCACTGCAATTGTTTTTGCTAATGATACCTTCCTTCAATTCCTTTCGGAAAATCCAACCGAACGTCGTGAGGTATCATTTGACGCTACCTTCAAAGTAGTCCCCCGAAGGCCGAGCGGCTTTTGTCAACTGATGACAGCGGTGGTATACTTTCAAGACATA GGATTTCCGATTTTCTTCGCCTTGATGACCAAACGGACTCAAGAAGCATACGTTGCTGTCTTAGACATATTCCATCAGAAGACATCTGCTTGGGAAATTGTGGCTGTATCGTCAGATTTTGAAAAAGGACTTGTTAATGCCATTATAACCAGATATCCGAATGCAGAGTTCCATGGGTGTTGGTACCATTGCTGCCAG GCTATTTGGAGAATGGTCATGAAAACTGGTCTAGTGGAGGACTGCAAGAACAATGACGACATGAAGAGGGCTATAAAAATGTTGATGGCACTAGCCCACTTGCCTGCAACAAGAGGAGCCCCACATGACGATGCTGTTCCTGCCTACGACATTGCTGACGGATTAGAGGCAATCCTAattttcatacatgaaaaaaatttggaagaaaaGTTGGCAAATTTGATCGAATATTTTCAAAACTACTGGATGGCTAGAGTGACGCCCCGATGCTTTTCTGTCTTCAATCTACCAAGAAGAACAAATAATGCGTTGGAATCTTTCCACGCTCTAGTTTTGTCAATAATGGGCCCACATgcaaatgtgtggaaatttttAGTTCACCTGTCTGACTTGAGCAACATGTACTTTTCGGAATTCAAAGCTCTTGTAGAAGGAAAGACTATTAGAAGACAGAAACCACAGAACACCAACACGCAGAATTTGCGAAAAATCATAGGAAAATTAGTATCGCGAGAATTTAGCGTCACTGAATTCCTGCGCAAAGCTGCGCACACAGTTGATGGCGCATATAACACTTTGCAAACTCAGAATGCGAGAGCAGAAGCTACTGAGGCTTATCAAGCATCGGAGGATGAGGACGATCCCGAAGATGTCATACCAAGAGCACTTCGGAATGTGCCAGCAGAAGTAGAAGAGCTTTTGCCTGAAGATCCAGAACCAGACCAAAGAACACACATGACGTGTAAGGTTTGTCTTCTCAACCCATTGACTCACCTGGTATATCCTTGCGGACATTTCGTGTTATGTGAGAACTGTGTAATCGGCCTGAGAGAGAACCAATCTCCATTTGTAACACTAAAGTGTCCGGTATGCCGCTCTGAGTGTGGCGATATTGTGCgtgttttttttgcttaa